The following proteins are co-located in the Paludibaculum fermentans genome:
- a CDS encoding CRTAC1 family protein encodes MRAILLLLAAAVAPAPPPEAPLPEFRDVAEAAGLTQVFPNGGMVTKEFIIETTGSGVAFLDYDNDGLPDAFVISGDGALSRLYHNEGSGRFSDATEKMGLSRKGWGQGACAGDYDNDGFVDLFVTYWGQNSLYHNEGGKQFRDVTKEAGLQQDRVRYNTGCAFFDYDRDGRLDLFVANYLKFSFEETPKPGANPYCWYLGLPVNCGPRGLPFDRNILYHANADGTFTDVSAKSGVGLPAQHYALSVVTADFDGDGWPDVFVACDQTPSLLYMNQHDGTFAEEAVLRGAAFDDNGKAMSGMGAIPADYDHSGWLSIFRSNFSDERETLYHNRGQGEFEDITISSGLAHNTRFVGWGPAFLDFDNDGWKDLLLVNGHVFPEIDRKQTDIRFRERRILYRNRRDGKFDDISERAGPGITDLHSSRGVAVADIDNDGVPEILINNQGERPSLLKLSTKPAGNWLSVKLTGVKSNRSAIGARVRVTAGGTTQTDEVRSGGGYISQNDLRLHFGLGTAARAELEIRWPTGKLQTTVVEQVNRTVSIQEAP; translated from the coding sequence ATGAGAGCGATCCTCCTTCTTCTGGCCGCGGCCGTTGCACCCGCTCCTCCGCCCGAGGCGCCCTTGCCTGAGTTCCGTGACGTGGCCGAAGCCGCCGGCCTGACCCAGGTCTTCCCGAACGGCGGCATGGTGACCAAGGAATTCATCATTGAGACCACCGGCAGCGGGGTGGCCTTCCTCGACTACGATAACGACGGCTTGCCGGACGCCTTTGTCATCAGTGGCGACGGCGCGCTCAGCCGCCTCTATCACAACGAAGGTTCTGGCCGGTTCTCCGACGCTACGGAAAAGATGGGCCTCAGCCGGAAGGGCTGGGGACAGGGCGCCTGCGCCGGCGACTACGACAACGATGGGTTCGTTGACCTGTTCGTCACCTATTGGGGCCAGAACTCGCTCTACCACAACGAAGGCGGCAAACAGTTTCGGGACGTAACGAAAGAGGCAGGCCTTCAGCAGGATCGGGTCCGCTACAACACCGGCTGCGCCTTCTTCGACTATGACCGCGACGGCCGTCTCGATCTTTTCGTGGCCAACTATCTTAAGTTCAGCTTTGAGGAGACGCCCAAACCCGGCGCTAATCCCTACTGCTGGTATCTCGGCCTGCCGGTCAATTGCGGCCCCCGCGGACTGCCGTTCGACCGCAACATTCTGTACCACGCCAACGCCGATGGCACCTTTACCGACGTCTCCGCCAAGAGCGGGGTGGGCCTGCCCGCCCAGCACTACGCCCTCTCCGTCGTCACGGCCGACTTCGACGGCGACGGCTGGCCCGACGTGTTTGTCGCCTGCGACCAGACGCCTTCCCTGCTCTACATGAACCAGCACGACGGTACCTTTGCCGAGGAGGCGGTCCTCCGCGGCGCGGCCTTCGACGACAACGGCAAGGCGATGTCCGGCATGGGTGCGATCCCAGCCGACTACGATCACTCCGGCTGGCTCAGCATCTTCCGCTCCAACTTCTCGGACGAGCGCGAGACCCTCTATCACAATCGCGGCCAAGGCGAGTTTGAGGACATCACCATCTCGTCCGGACTGGCCCACAACACCCGCTTCGTGGGCTGGGGCCCCGCCTTCCTCGACTTCGACAATGACGGCTGGAAGGATCTCCTCCTGGTCAATGGCCATGTCTTCCCCGAGATCGACCGCAAACAGACCGACATCCGCTTCCGCGAGCGCCGCATCCTTTATCGCAATCGCCGCGATGGAAAGTTCGACGATATCTCTGAGCGGGCGGGTCCCGGCATCACGGACCTTCACTCCTCTCGCGGCGTGGCCGTGGCCGACATCGATAACGACGGCGTCCCCGAGATCCTCATCAACAATCAGGGCGAGCGCCCGTCTTTGTTGAAGCTCTCCACGAAACCGGCCGGCAACTGGCTCTCCGTCAAACTCACCGGGGTCAAATCAAACCGCAGCGCCATCGGCGCCCGCGTCCGGGTCACCGCCGGCGGCACGACCCAGACCGACGAGGTGCGCAGCGGCGGCGGCTATATTTCGCAGAACGACCTTCGCCTCCATTTCGGACTCGGCACGGCCGCTCGCGCCGAGTTGGAGATCCGCTGGCCCACCGGCAAGCTCCAGACCACGGTGGTGGAGCAGGTCAACCGTACTGTCTCCATCCAGGAGGCGCCCTAG
- a CDS encoding glycoside hydrolase family 97 protein produces MRLISFLSAVLVFGTAAAQTITSPDQHLTIAFQTVTPATASPGQSLTGLPPSPQGQLVYRVTFHGKELVESSALRLELRDQPALGTAVRIVNVSTSSIDETYRLPHGKTSTARDHCQALRLDLEETAPPARKFIVEARAYNDAVAFRYVIPAQPGLSEYVLTREATEFRIAKDPITYALVLPNYRSMYESEFLKLPASAFSNQGGVKSSSLIGLPLLMEVPGVAWAAITEADMRGNAAMYLENPSGSWAGHYFESRLAPQVEDPAVAVRSTLPHNSPWRIILVGTEPGRLIESTVITNLNPPPAISDISWIHPGKASWDWWNGSQGRDGKPAFTTETMKYYVDFSAHSGFPYMLVDAGWSSLDNITRINGRVDVPELVNYAAPKNVRIWIWLHYRGVVKQMEEAFAIYEKWGVAGMKIDFIERDDQAGIDFYYKVAECAARHHLMVDFHGSTKPTGMERTWPNVMGYEAVLGMEQSKAGARDNPDSHVTLPFTRMLTGLMDYTPGGFENATKADFVPRGLAPMVMGTRAHHLAMYAVYDAPVQMVADSPAAYRDQPSFEFIRSVPASWDESKVLAGLPGEFIVMSRRHGNEWFLGAMTNWTQREVEIPLSFLPSGSFTAEIYADAADSATSPKNISIRKQGVDRAKTLKLSMAPGGGYAARLAPAKP; encoded by the coding sequence ATGCGCCTCATTAGCTTCCTCTCGGCCGTTCTTGTGTTTGGCACCGCCGCCGCCCAGACCATCACTTCCCCCGACCAGCACCTCACCATCGCCTTCCAAACGGTCACCCCCGCCACAGCCTCACCCGGCCAGTCTTTGACGGGACTCCCGCCGTCTCCTCAGGGACAACTCGTCTATCGTGTGACGTTCCACGGCAAGGAGTTGGTCGAGTCTTCCGCCCTCCGCCTGGAGCTGAGGGACCAGCCGGCGCTCGGCACGGCGGTCCGCATCGTGAACGTCTCCACATCCTCCATCGACGAGACTTACCGTCTGCCGCACGGGAAAACCAGCACGGCCCGCGACCATTGCCAGGCCCTCCGGCTGGATCTGGAGGAGACCGCCCCGCCAGCCCGCAAGTTCATCGTGGAAGCGCGCGCCTACAACGATGCCGTCGCGTTCCGTTACGTAATTCCTGCCCAGCCCGGACTCAGCGAGTATGTCCTGACCCGGGAAGCAACCGAGTTCCGCATCGCCAAGGATCCCATCACCTACGCCTTGGTCCTGCCCAATTACCGCTCCATGTACGAGAGCGAATTCCTCAAGCTCCCGGCCAGCGCCTTCTCGAACCAGGGCGGCGTCAAAAGCTCCTCGCTCATCGGCCTGCCGCTGCTCATGGAAGTCCCCGGCGTCGCCTGGGCCGCCATCACCGAGGCCGATATGCGGGGCAATGCCGCCATGTACCTCGAGAACCCCTCCGGCAGCTGGGCGGGGCACTACTTCGAATCGCGCCTGGCTCCGCAGGTGGAAGACCCCGCAGTCGCAGTACGCTCCACCCTGCCCCACAACTCTCCCTGGCGCATCATCCTGGTCGGCACGGAGCCCGGCCGCCTCATCGAATCCACCGTCATCACCAATCTGAATCCGCCGCCGGCCATCTCCGACATCTCCTGGATCCATCCCGGCAAAGCCTCGTGGGATTGGTGGAATGGCAGCCAGGGCCGCGACGGCAAGCCGGCCTTCACCACCGAAACGATGAAGTATTACGTCGACTTCTCCGCCCACTCCGGCTTCCCCTACATGCTGGTGGATGCCGGTTGGAGCAGCCTCGACAACATTACCAGGATCAACGGCCGTGTCGACGTGCCGGAACTCGTCAACTACGCCGCCCCGAAGAACGTCAGAATCTGGATCTGGCTGCACTATCGCGGCGTAGTCAAACAGATGGAAGAGGCCTTCGCGATCTATGAGAAGTGGGGCGTCGCCGGCATGAAGATCGATTTCATTGAACGCGACGACCAGGCCGGCATCGACTTCTACTACAAAGTGGCCGAATGCGCCGCCCGTCACCACTTAATGGTCGACTTCCATGGCTCGACGAAGCCCACCGGCATGGAGCGCACCTGGCCCAACGTCATGGGCTATGAAGCAGTGCTCGGCATGGAACAGTCCAAGGCCGGCGCCCGCGACAACCCCGACAGCCACGTCACCTTGCCCTTCACCCGCATGCTCACCGGCCTGATGGACTACACGCCCGGCGGCTTCGAGAACGCCACCAAGGCCGATTTCGTGCCGCGCGGCCTTGCGCCCATGGTGATGGGGACCCGCGCCCACCATCTCGCGATGTACGCAGTCTACGATGCCCCCGTGCAGATGGTAGCGGACAGTCCGGCCGCCTATCGCGACCAGCCTTCGTTCGAATTCATCAGGAGCGTCCCTGCATCCTGGGACGAGAGCAAGGTGCTTGCCGGGCTGCCTGGAGAGTTCATCGTCATGTCCCGCCGCCACGGCAATGAGTGGTTCCTGGGCGCCATGACCAATTGGACCCAGCGGGAGGTGGAAATCCCGCTTTCGTTCCTGCCGTCCGGCTCGTTCACCGCCGAGATTTATGCCGACGCGGCAGACTCCGCCACGTCGCCCAAGAACATCTCGATCCGGAAGCAGGGCGTCGATCGCGCCAAGACCCTGAAGCTCAGCATGGCGCCCGGCGGCGGTTACGCAGCCCGCCTCGCCCCGGCCAAACCCTGA
- a CDS encoding Rid family hydrolase has translation MTQNEIIQALSSATSIAKSKITNTAVLNEAYDYAKPSSFSRGLRLEFGNVVVLLISGTASIDESGRTVHVGDFRAQLARTYHNITGLLAAEGATWKDIVKTTCYLRDIERDYEAFNEERTRFFQEQGLDPLPASVGIQAILCRSDLLVEIEAMAVFLKAA, from the coding sequence ATGACTCAGAACGAAATCATCCAGGCGCTCTCCAGCGCCACCTCCATCGCCAAGTCGAAGATCACCAACACAGCCGTCCTGAACGAGGCATATGACTACGCCAAACCCAGCTCGTTTTCGCGGGGGCTTCGGCTCGAGTTCGGCAACGTTGTGGTTCTACTGATCTCGGGCACCGCCAGCATCGATGAGAGTGGCCGCACCGTCCATGTAGGCGACTTCCGCGCACAGCTCGCCCGCACCTATCACAACATCACCGGACTGCTGGCCGCCGAAGGGGCCACCTGGAAGGACATCGTCAAGACCACCTGCTACCTGCGCGACATTGAGCGCGACTACGAGGCCTTCAACGAAGAGCGCACCCGATTCTTCCAGGAACAGGGACTGGACCCGCTGCCCGCCTCGGTCGGCATCCAGGCCATTCTCTGCCGCTCCGACCTCCTGGTGGAGATCGAGGCCATGGCTGTCTTCCTTAAAGCCGCCTGA
- a CDS encoding CarD family transcriptional regulator, whose protein sequence is MTFQVGEKVVYPNHGVGTIENISSRSFGIQSEKFYLLRLSYNSLTVMVPFSHVDVVGLRKVTKNGEITKVLNYLATGESKSCQDWKDRFKENSAKMQSGSLLEVAEVLKCLVRLQSAKPLSFREKKMLDRARIMLVTELATSRAMKEPEAADVLGRALSKSNLKFPEPL, encoded by the coding sequence ATGACCTTTCAAGTCGGTGAGAAGGTGGTCTACCCGAACCATGGGGTGGGCACAATCGAGAACATCAGCTCTCGTTCCTTCGGCATTCAATCCGAGAAGTTTTATCTCCTCCGTCTCTCCTATAACAGTCTTACCGTTATGGTTCCCTTCTCGCATGTCGACGTGGTCGGCCTGCGCAAAGTGACCAAGAACGGTGAGATCACCAAGGTCCTCAACTATCTGGCAACCGGCGAAAGCAAGAGTTGCCAGGACTGGAAAGATCGATTCAAGGAAAATTCCGCCAAGATGCAGAGCGGTAGTCTGCTCGAAGTGGCGGAGGTTCTGAAGTGCCTGGTCAGGCTTCAGTCCGCGAAGCCGTTGTCTTTCCGCGAGAAGAAGATGCTCGACCGAGCGCGGATCATGCTGGTGACCGAACTGGCGACGTCGCGGGCTATGAAAGAGCCCGAGGCGGCAGATGTACTAGGACGTGCGCTTTCGAAGTCCAACTTAAAGTTCCCAGAGCCCCTGTAA
- a CDS encoding sugar phosphate isomerase/epimerase family protein, which yields MLNRRQFLVSSALVSGTVLSGAKSKLRIGVTDWNLRMTGQVEAVGTAAQLGFEGVEVSLGRKPVDGKLPLDNDELIGKYVAAAKAQKIGLAGTCLDILHVNYLKNDKLGQKWVGDSIPITKKLNAKVVLLPFFGKGALETRAEQEYVGDALKEYAKEAEKAGILLGLEDTISAEDNVRILERVASRNLKVYYDVGNSTNNGFDVLKEIPWLGASRVCQFHLKDKGYLGEGSINFPEVMNRIMALGFTGFANLETGSPSNVIANDMKRNLDFIRKSMT from the coding sequence ATGCTGAACCGCCGGCAGTTCCTCGTTTCCTCGGCCCTTGTTTCGGGCACTGTTCTGAGCGGGGCCAAAAGCAAGCTCCGGATCGGAGTGACGGACTGGAATCTACGGATGACCGGTCAGGTGGAGGCGGTTGGGACGGCGGCGCAACTTGGATTCGAGGGCGTCGAAGTGAGCCTGGGCCGGAAGCCGGTGGACGGCAAGCTGCCGCTGGATAACGATGAGCTGATTGGGAAATACGTCGCGGCGGCGAAGGCGCAGAAGATTGGCCTGGCCGGGACCTGCCTGGACATTCTGCACGTCAACTACCTGAAGAACGACAAGCTGGGGCAGAAGTGGGTGGGGGATTCGATCCCGATCACGAAGAAGCTCAACGCCAAGGTGGTGCTGCTGCCGTTTTTCGGGAAGGGCGCGTTGGAGACGCGGGCGGAGCAGGAGTATGTCGGGGACGCGTTGAAGGAGTACGCCAAGGAAGCGGAGAAGGCGGGGATCCTGCTCGGACTGGAAGATACGATTTCGGCCGAGGACAACGTGCGGATCCTGGAGCGGGTGGCGAGCAGGAACCTGAAAGTCTACTACGACGTAGGGAATTCGACCAACAACGGGTTCGATGTGTTGAAGGAGATCCCGTGGCTGGGGGCCTCGCGGGTGTGCCAATTCCACCTGAAGGACAAGGGTTACCTGGGCGAAGGGAGCATTAACTTCCCGGAAGTCATGAACCGAATCATGGCCCTTGGGTTTACCGGGTTTGCGAACCTGGAGACGGGTTCGCCGTCCAACGTGATCGCTAACGACATGAAGCGGAATCTTGACTTCATTCGCAAGTCAATGACGTGA
- a CDS encoding tetratricopeptide repeat protein: MWRLFLITSFLLQPDSKLIQTRVQEALAALQRNEPAAAERYLQAVVQLEPSSAPVWFLMAQAQARQNNMKAALISADKAARFAGKDPSLLYNLALFNLEAGRMDASLSIGQRALDVEDSSDVRNLLGRAYEAKQDWKQAILQYAQARRLAPYSEEAIFRLAQAQMQSQDFPSAISTLEDGRKIFDKSPQLELALGVAYYGQRQFPNAVDRFLRVMQLAPDVPQPYYFMGRVLEHAANRIPEVLTLAAQFEKAHPQSPLGYVLHARAILLRPSPEDPAADDALAESLLKKALIIKEDQADTHLLLGMVFERQKKMEGATGEFKRSAALNPADPAPHFRLARIYDRLGRKEDALRERALHEKLSQESGASLPPDLKGLAR; this comes from the coding sequence ATGTGGCGGCTCTTCCTAATCACGTCCTTTTTGCTTCAGCCTGATTCGAAACTAATTCAAACTCGGGTCCAGGAAGCTCTGGCCGCCCTCCAAAGAAATGAACCCGCGGCGGCCGAACGATATCTTCAGGCAGTCGTTCAACTCGAACCATCCAGTGCTCCAGTCTGGTTTTTGATGGCGCAGGCCCAGGCTCGCCAGAACAATATGAAGGCAGCCCTCATCTCCGCCGATAAGGCCGCCCGCTTCGCCGGCAAGGACCCTTCGTTGCTGTACAACTTGGCCCTCTTCAATCTGGAGGCAGGCCGCATGGACGCATCTCTTTCGATAGGTCAGCGCGCTCTCGATGTGGAGGATTCCTCCGACGTCCGCAATCTTCTGGGCCGGGCTTATGAGGCGAAACAGGACTGGAAACAGGCCATCCTCCAATACGCCCAGGCGCGCCGCCTTGCCCCCTATAGTGAAGAGGCAATCTTTCGCCTGGCCCAAGCCCAGATGCAGTCTCAGGACTTTCCCTCCGCCATCTCCACCTTGGAGGACGGCCGCAAGATCTTCGACAAAAGTCCCCAACTGGAACTGGCCCTGGGCGTCGCATATTACGGGCAAAGGCAGTTCCCCAATGCGGTGGACCGGTTCCTTCGTGTCATGCAGTTGGCGCCGGATGTGCCCCAGCCGTACTACTTCATGGGCCGTGTTCTGGAACATGCCGCCAACCGGATTCCGGAGGTGTTGACGCTTGCCGCGCAATTCGAAAAAGCGCATCCCCAAAGCCCGCTCGGCTATGTGCTCCATGCCCGCGCAATTCTGCTCCGGCCCTCGCCCGAAGACCCGGCCGCCGATGATGCACTAGCCGAGTCACTTCTTAAAAAAGCGTTAATTATCAAGGAGGATCAGGCGGATACCCATCTTCTGCTAGGCATGGTTTTTGAGCGCCAGAAGAAGATGGAAGGCGCAACCGGAGAATTCAAACGGAGCGCTGCTCTCAATCCCGCCGACCCTGCTCCTCACTTCCGATTGGCGCGCATTTATGACCGCCTTGGACGCAAAGAGGATGCCCTCCGTGAGCGGGCCCTGCACGAGAAGCTCAGCCAGGAAAGTGGCGCGTCCCTGCCGCCCGATTTGAAAGGGCTTGCAAGATGA
- a CDS encoding tetratricopeptide repeat protein has product MSGKREKADSMRDSNKTKDIQATIDGGTALARAVALHLEGKGKEALRELDRAVESGDPPREVYSAKGHIQFELELYEEAVKSYESLIGLDPNSTSAYFNLAVCQEKLGRWNEAASNFQRALSSDPKRMDAKLGLGICLLHTRSAEKALECFDACLGKTPNEETPLFGKAVALELLGRYDESLELYRQIIEANPNAEEPMANIVHIGMRKGDTALVRDMSEKLLTLRPFSQAALEGLAWCAFAAEDYEAASKYCAKLVELTPEHFERWYNLGVAYQKLSKHDQAEKAYVEAARLKPEHPQTWANLGVVRQNLGNPKGARESYESALRLKSDTPEVLSNLAGLLEEQGQTAEAEEMYGRLLHKNPEWDDAWFRLGYLQLTRGDAMNAIQAFERCIAKRKDWLEALINLGLGYKQIGENEKSIRSFEAALAVKADSVEAMRGLAALAIERQDHPKALDLQGKLIDLGERTPELFYNTGLLLQKQGHVDDAVSLYREALGLRPNFPEALLNLGHALKLQGRAEEARSCWRQALEMKPELAQGYFGD; this is encoded by the coding sequence ATGAGCGGAAAGCGCGAAAAGGCGGATTCTATGCGGGACTCGAACAAAACAAAAGACATTCAGGCCACGATCGACGGCGGAACCGCGCTGGCGAGGGCGGTGGCGCTGCATCTGGAAGGCAAGGGCAAGGAAGCACTGCGGGAGCTGGACCGGGCTGTGGAATCAGGTGATCCGCCGCGCGAGGTGTACTCGGCCAAGGGCCACATCCAGTTTGAGCTGGAGCTTTACGAAGAGGCTGTCAAGAGCTACGAGTCGTTGATCGGGCTGGATCCGAACTCGACCTCCGCGTACTTCAATCTTGCCGTGTGCCAGGAGAAGCTGGGCCGCTGGAACGAGGCGGCGAGCAATTTCCAACGCGCGTTGTCGAGCGACCCCAAGCGCATGGATGCGAAACTGGGCCTGGGCATCTGCCTGCTGCACACGCGCAGCGCGGAGAAGGCCCTGGAATGCTTCGACGCGTGCCTGGGCAAGACGCCCAACGAAGAGACCCCGCTGTTCGGCAAGGCCGTGGCGCTGGAACTTCTGGGCCGCTACGACGAGTCACTGGAACTGTACCGCCAGATCATCGAAGCCAATCCCAACGCCGAAGAGCCGATGGCGAACATCGTGCACATCGGCATGCGCAAGGGCGACACAGCCCTCGTCCGCGACATGAGCGAGAAGTTGCTCACGCTGCGGCCGTTCTCGCAGGCCGCGCTGGAAGGCCTGGCCTGGTGCGCGTTCGCGGCGGAAGACTATGAAGCGGCTTCGAAGTATTGCGCGAAGCTGGTGGAACTGACGCCGGAGCACTTTGAGCGCTGGTACAACCTGGGCGTGGCGTATCAGAAGCTGAGCAAGCACGACCAGGCGGAGAAGGCGTACGTCGAGGCGGCGCGGCTGAAGCCGGAGCATCCGCAGACGTGGGCGAACCTGGGCGTGGTGCGGCAAAACCTGGGCAACCCGAAGGGCGCCCGCGAATCCTACGAGAGCGCGCTGCGGCTGAAGTCCGACACGCCGGAAGTGTTGTCGAACCTGGCGGGCCTGCTCGAGGAGCAGGGCCAGACGGCGGAAGCCGAAGAGATGTACGGACGGCTGCTGCACAAGAATCCGGAATGGGACGATGCCTGGTTCCGTTTGGGCTATCTGCAACTGACCCGCGGCGATGCGATGAACGCGATTCAGGCGTTCGAGCGTTGCATCGCGAAGCGGAAGGACTGGCTGGAGGCGCTGATCAACCTGGGCCTCGGCTACAAGCAGATCGGCGAGAACGAGAAATCGATCCGCAGCTTCGAGGCCGCGCTGGCAGTGAAGGCGGACAGCGTGGAAGCGATGCGCGGACTGGCCGCGCTGGCCATCGAGCGCCAGGACCATCCGAAGGCGCTGGACCTGCAGGGCAAGCTGATCGACCTGGGCGAGCGGACTCCGGAACTGTTCTACAATACGGGCCTGTTGCTGCAGAAGCAGGGCCATGTGGACGACGCGGTGTCGCTGTACCGGGAAGCCCTGGGCCTGCGGCCGAACTTCCCCGAGGCGCTGCTGAACCTGGGCCATGCGTTGAAGCTCCAGGGCAGGGCCGAGGAAGCGCGCTCCTGCTGGCGGCAGGCGCTGGAGATGAAGCCGGAGCTGGCACAAGGCTACTTCGGAGACTAG
- a CDS encoding tetratricopeptide repeat protein yields MIRATLPFLFVTLACAQSDPLISGLEAFHKGDMPAAERNLRSAAKGNDPRASAFLALTLAATGRCDEAAPALKQAYRSPNAEIARLSGLAFVQCRLASGSIEDAAAILNELKAKFPSDADVLYQSARLYMRAWNDTIYLLYQKAPSSFRVNQLSGEVLETQGQFNEAAAEYRKAIAKNPKALNLHFRLGRALLMSTHSPEVLEAALQEFQAELALNPSDSVVLYQIAQILQNRQQNQAAAEKLQQALELNKDFPEALIALGKIRTDEKKNDEAISLLQRAVKLAPRSESAHYSLMMAYRNAGKMAEARREKAELDQLQKAPEGEFTEFLKKLGEKPPGQ; encoded by the coding sequence TTGATCCGAGCCACACTGCCCTTCCTCTTCGTCACCCTCGCCTGCGCCCAAAGCGACCCGCTGATTAGCGGCCTTGAGGCCTTCCATAAGGGCGACATGCCCGCCGCTGAACGCAACCTCCGCTCGGCCGCCAAGGGCAACGACCCACGAGCCTCCGCCTTCCTCGCGCTCACCCTGGCCGCCACAGGCCGTTGCGACGAGGCCGCCCCTGCGCTCAAACAGGCGTACCGGAGCCCGAATGCCGAAATCGCCCGCCTGTCCGGACTTGCCTTTGTCCAATGCCGGCTGGCCTCCGGCTCCATCGAGGACGCGGCTGCGATACTCAATGAGCTCAAAGCGAAATTCCCCTCCGACGCCGATGTGCTTTATCAGTCCGCGCGCCTCTATATGCGTGCCTGGAACGACACGATTTACCTGCTGTACCAGAAGGCGCCGTCCTCTTTCCGGGTGAACCAGCTCTCGGGCGAGGTGCTCGAAACACAGGGCCAGTTCAATGAAGCAGCGGCCGAATACCGCAAGGCCATCGCCAAGAATCCCAAAGCGCTGAATCTCCACTTCCGGCTGGGCCGCGCCCTTCTGATGAGCACCCATTCACCGGAGGTGCTCGAAGCCGCACTCCAGGAGTTTCAGGCGGAACTCGCCCTCAATCCTTCCGACTCTGTCGTCCTCTACCAGATCGCCCAGATTTTACAGAATCGCCAGCAAAACCAGGCCGCCGCGGAGAAACTGCAGCAGGCCCTGGAGCTCAACAAAGACTTCCCGGAAGCGCTCATAGCCCTGGGCAAGATCCGCACCGACGAGAAGAAAAACGACGAGGCAATTTCGCTGCTACAGCGCGCCGTGAAACTCGCGCCGCGCAGTGAATCCGCCCACTACAGCCTCATGATGGCCTATCGCAACGCCGGGAAAATGGCCGAAGCCCGCCGCGAAAAAGCAGAACTCGATCAACTCCAGAAAGCGCCCGAAGGCGAGTTCACTGAGTTCCTGAAGAAGCTGGGAGAGAAGCCGCCCGGCCAATGA
- a CDS encoding mandelate racemase/muconate lactonizing enzyme family protein yields MKITKVETVRLRRGLTVHAGPIGWLWVRIHTDEGLIGLGETYPHPASEQAVILDRLAPLLIGRDPLAIEKIWADLFLEVAYSGWAGAEMRAMSAIDIALWDLAGQAAGQPIYKMMGGPCRDRIRIYNTCYDHYDFLTQPVELARSLREMGVRAMKIWPFDPIAKETGGNWITAEQMRRGLAGLEAIRAEFGDSMEVAMEFHGFWNLPCAIEIAKALEPLKPMWLEEMLPQDNMAAYRELALATSLPLYLSERLMTIWQFRELLELRAARVVMPDLAWCGGFTQGRKIAVLAEAQYLPVAPHNCGGPVLHWASAHYAAAVPNLRICETVRRHYLDEYKGLMDSELLPVDGWLPLPQGTGLGVRLNEDRLKQDDVETRQYPA; encoded by the coding sequence ATGAAGATTACAAAAGTCGAAACGGTGCGCCTGCGTCGCGGTTTGACCGTGCACGCAGGCCCCATCGGCTGGTTGTGGGTTCGAATTCATACCGATGAAGGATTGATTGGTTTAGGCGAGACGTATCCCCACCCCGCTAGTGAACAGGCTGTGATCCTCGACCGCCTGGCCCCCCTGTTGATCGGCCGCGACCCCCTTGCCATTGAAAAGATCTGGGCCGACCTGTTTCTCGAGGTCGCTTATAGCGGCTGGGCCGGCGCCGAGATGCGGGCGATGAGTGCGATCGACATTGCGCTTTGGGACCTGGCTGGGCAAGCGGCGGGGCAGCCCATCTATAAGATGATGGGCGGGCCGTGCCGGGACCGGATCCGGATCTACAACACGTGCTATGACCATTACGACTTCCTGACGCAGCCGGTGGAACTGGCGCGGTCGTTGAGGGAGATGGGTGTGCGGGCGATGAAGATCTGGCCGTTCGACCCGATTGCCAAGGAGACGGGCGGAAACTGGATCACGGCGGAGCAGATGCGCCGCGGGTTGGCGGGCCTGGAGGCGATCCGGGCCGAGTTTGGGGACAGCATGGAAGTGGCGATGGAGTTCCACGGTTTCTGGAATCTGCCCTGCGCCATCGAGATTGCCAAGGCGCTGGAGCCGCTCAAACCCATGTGGCTGGAAGAGATGCTGCCGCAGGACAATATGGCGGCCTACCGGGAATTGGCCTTAGCGACGAGCCTGCCTCTATACCTGAGCGAGCGTTTGATGACGATCTGGCAGTTTCGTGAGCTGCTGGAGCTAAGGGCGGCGCGGGTAGTAATGCCCGACCTGGCGTGGTGCGGCGGCTTCACGCAGGGGCGCAAGATCGCGGTGCTGGCCGAGGCGCAATACCTTCCAGTGGCTCCACATAACTGCGGCGGGCCGGTGCTGCACTGGGCCAGCGCGCACTATGCGGCGGCGGTGCCGAATCTGCGGATCTGCGAGACGGTCCGGCGGCACTACCTGGATGAATATAAAGGCCTTATGGATTCGGAGCTGCTGCCCGTGGACGGCTGGCTGCCGTTGCCGCAAGGCACTGGGCTGGGTGTTCGCCTGAATGAGGACCGGCTGAAGCAGGATGACGTAGAAACCCGCCAGTATCCGGCATGA